In Oryzihumus leptocrescens, the following are encoded in one genomic region:
- a CDS encoding HdeD family acid-resistance protein: MTQVGTAQAGVAHEGPVLAQAARQVSLLWWVPLLTGLVSVLVGLLILVTDWAVKGLVVVVGLLFLIHGVALVFSPVYARESRGEQVLAGIVEVLAGVVLLAWPAPTFLVLAEVAGIWLVLAGGFHLVTSVARRHALPAWGLSAAVGAVEVLLGLWVVRRPEVTVSLVVVVLGLWAVLTGVLECVLAFEVRRTVRTLAGASAATPDEVAALRERVERLYAEGQLSSEQHATLVGALEPGGAPSAPPPSPATAPGPPTAPRTPQPQP; this comes from the coding sequence ATGACGCAGGTCGGCACGGCGCAGGCGGGCGTGGCGCATGAGGGCCCGGTGCTGGCCCAGGCGGCGCGCCAGGTCAGCCTGCTGTGGTGGGTGCCGCTGCTGACCGGGCTGGTCAGCGTCCTCGTCGGCCTGCTCATCCTCGTCACCGACTGGGCGGTCAAGGGCCTGGTCGTGGTGGTCGGGCTGCTGTTCCTCATCCACGGCGTGGCCCTGGTGTTCAGCCCCGTCTACGCCCGGGAGAGTCGTGGCGAGCAGGTCCTGGCCGGGATCGTCGAAGTGCTCGCCGGGGTCGTGCTGCTCGCCTGGCCGGCCCCGACGTTCCTCGTCCTGGCCGAGGTGGCCGGCATCTGGCTGGTCCTCGCCGGCGGCTTCCACCTGGTGACCTCGGTCGCCCGGCGGCACGCGCTGCCGGCGTGGGGCCTGTCGGCCGCGGTGGGCGCGGTCGAGGTCCTGCTCGGCCTCTGGGTGGTGCGACGCCCGGAGGTGACGGTGAGCCTCGTGGTGGTGGTGCTCGGCCTGTGGGCGGTCCTCACAGGGGTGCTGGAGTGCGTCCTCGCCTTCGAGGTGCGCCGCACGGTGCGCACCCTGGCCGGCGCGTCCGCGGCCACCCCGGACGAGGTCGCCGCCCTGCGCGAACGCGTCGAGCGGCTGTATGCCGAGGGGCAGCTCAGCAGCGAGCAGCACGCCACCCTGGTGGGGGCCCTGGAGCCGGGAGGCGCGCCGTCCGCGCCGCCGCCCTCACCGGCGACCGCCCCCGGGCCGCCGACGGCCCCCCGCACCCCGCAGCCCCAGCCCTGA
- a CDS encoding potassium channel family protein, with translation MSRPVRLGSGGSRRLLAGALLRSLAVATAVFVLYFTAPLNGSRVSLTLWVVVLLAAVAALLVWQVRCILRSPHPRLRAVEAVGTTLPLFLAICAATHFLIELANPGNYSQSMTRMDALYFVVTVFATVGFGDITPVSETARIVTTLQMVGDLVFVGVIARVLVGAVQEGLRRQGRAPAGDTGLPLAEEPAPEDGGEPHGPGDRTAG, from the coding sequence GTGTCACGCCCGGTCCGGTTGGGCAGCGGGGGGTCCCGGCGCCTGCTCGCGGGTGCGCTGCTGCGTTCGCTCGCCGTGGCCACCGCCGTCTTCGTCCTCTACTTCACCGCACCGCTGAACGGGTCGCGGGTGAGCCTGACCCTCTGGGTCGTCGTGCTGCTGGCCGCCGTCGCGGCGCTGCTCGTCTGGCAGGTGCGCTGCATCCTGCGCTCGCCGCACCCCCGGCTGCGGGCGGTGGAGGCAGTAGGCACCACGCTGCCGCTCTTCCTCGCCATCTGCGCGGCGACCCACTTCCTCATCGAGCTGGCCAACCCCGGCAACTACTCGCAGTCCATGACCCGGATGGACGCGCTGTACTTCGTCGTCACGGTCTTCGCCACGGTGGGCTTCGGTGACATCACCCCGGTCAGCGAGACGGCCAGGATCGTCACCACCCTGCAGATGGTCGGCGACCTGGTCTTCGTCGGGGTCATCGCCCGGGTGCTGGTCGGCGCGGTCCAGGAGGGGCTGCGCCGGCAGGGCCGGGCACCGGCCGGCGACACCGGCCTGCCGCTCGCGGAGGAGCCGGCTCCCGAGGACGGGGGCGAGCCTCACGGCCCCGGCGACAGGACCGCCGGCTGA
- a CDS encoding DUF1269 domain-containing protein has product MSTLIAIGYPDETTATAAGDKAEELAKELIIQPDAIAVIRRDKQGKYHVTTNHNPVAGGTTWGMFWGLLFGMLFFVPFLGMALGAGLGALMGKVEKVGIDKEFEKQVKDMVQPGTSALFLVIEHATPDKAVEAMAPFGGKVLKSSLSKDAEKELQEALHGQGAAAASAATPQTTASA; this is encoded by the coding sequence ATGAGCACGCTGATCGCCATCGGGTACCCCGACGAGACGACCGCCACGGCCGCGGGCGACAAGGCCGAGGAGCTGGCCAAGGAGCTGATCATCCAGCCGGACGCCATCGCCGTGATCCGCCGGGACAAGCAGGGCAAGTACCACGTCACCACCAACCACAACCCCGTCGCGGGCGGGACGACGTGGGGGATGTTCTGGGGCCTGCTGTTCGGGATGCTGTTCTTCGTCCCGTTCCTCGGCATGGCCCTCGGTGCCGGCCTCGGCGCCCTCATGGGCAAGGTCGAGAAGGTCGGCATCGACAAGGAGTTCGAGAAGCAGGTCAAGGACATGGTGCAGCCGGGCACGTCGGCGCTGTTCCTGGTGATCGAGCACGCGACGCCGGACAAGGCCGTCGAGGCCATGGCGCCGTTCGGCGGCAAGGTCTTGAAGTCCTCGCTGTCCAAGGACGCCGAGAAGGAGCTGCAGGAGGCCCTGCACGGCCAGGGTGCCGCCGCAGCCTCGGCCGCGACGCCGCAGACGACTGCCAGCGCCTGA
- a CDS encoding DUF7144 family membrane protein has protein sequence MAHAHPGVTRTPTRWVGWVVFASFTMITLGAIEVMMAMVAFFNKAYYSVASSALALHINYTGWGIIQLAFGLLLIAAGYGLLAGQTWARAVAIVVAFLSAVANLAFIAANPWWALTVITLDVIVIYAVSVHGAESRL, from the coding sequence ATGGCCCACGCGCATCCCGGCGTCACCCGGACCCCCACCAGGTGGGTCGGCTGGGTGGTGTTCGCCAGCTTCACGATGATCACGCTCGGCGCGATCGAGGTGATGATGGCGATGGTCGCCTTCTTCAACAAGGCCTACTACTCCGTCGCGAGCTCGGCGCTCGCGCTGCACATCAACTACACCGGCTGGGGCATCATCCAGCTCGCCTTCGGGCTGCTGCTCATCGCCGCCGGCTACGGCCTGCTCGCGGGGCAGACCTGGGCGCGTGCCGTGGCCATCGTCGTGGCGTTCCTCAGCGCGGTGGCGAACCTGGCGTTCATCGCGGCCAACCCGTGGTGGGCGCTGACCGTCATCACCCTCGACGTCATCGTCATCTACGCCGTCTCGGTCCACGGCGCCGAGAGCCGGCTCTGA
- a CDS encoding DUF7144 family membrane protein, producing the protein MPQHASSAGPISEHPQTAWVGWAYFAGIMMMMVGAFQVIEALTALFNQNYLLVSSKGLLVHVNIAAWGWVHLIIGVVLIAAGFAVLAGKMWARIIGMALAGLSAIVNLAYIAAYPLWSITIIALDVLVIYALAVHGGELKES; encoded by the coding sequence ATGCCTCAGCACGCGTCCTCGGCAGGCCCCATCTCCGAACACCCGCAGACCGCCTGGGTCGGCTGGGCGTACTTCGCCGGCATCATGATGATGATGGTCGGGGCGTTCCAGGTCATCGAGGCGCTGACCGCCCTGTTCAACCAGAACTACCTGCTGGTCTCGAGCAAGGGCCTGCTCGTCCACGTCAACATCGCCGCGTGGGGCTGGGTGCACCTCATCATCGGCGTCGTGCTGATCGCCGCCGGCTTCGCGGTGCTCGCCGGCAAGATGTGGGCCCGCATCATCGGCATGGCCCTGGCTGGCCTGAGCGCGATCGTGAACCTCGCCTACATCGCGGCCTACCCGCTGTGGTCGATCACGATCATCGCCCTGGACGTCCTGGTGATCTATGCCCTGGCTGTGCACGGCGGGGAGCTCAAGGAGTCCTGA
- a CDS encoding phage holin family protein encodes MDENQASTGGASSRARVGWRLLRGRRLTSWTEVRRMLVGLVLAWVVLSLTIWVVPGLNASTRWDVLVAAALLGVLTALLRPVVTSFALLLGWVGVLLAGLFAEVGLFALALVLSPGITVSGFWPAFWGSWLFALLTTTISWVGSAGDDTAFLSHLLGQSRRAAGSVTATSVPGVVFIQLDGLSAPLLQWGIRSGDLPTMTRWVRTGTHTLTEWQAQLPSTTPASQAGLLHGASAQVPAFRWYEKEHGRLMVASKPKDAHVIQQRLTDGRGLLADGGTSISNIFTGDAPTALLTMSAVGGQDTRRAARRRGPSRGYAAFFINPYGLCRSLVLSVAEMVKEKFQARRQRQRGVEPRIDRHGSYVLLRAVTNVLLRDLNAGLIVEQMMAGTPSVYTDFTDYDEIAHHAGPTRPESMASLAGLDQLLGVLESAVEHAPRPYAFVVLSDHGQSQGATFRQRHGQTLEELVRSLMGAPGGSGAPTVTASTGVEETAGPANTFLSQVGSQGGATGHAVRRVLRHRSVDDEVHLEGGSHDGAAASAPAGAPEGGAAADVVVIASGNLSMVWFPGHPGRMTREEVEAAWPGLLPALVAHPGIGYVVVQTRAHGLVALGRDGTRYLEEDRVEGRDPLAPFGEAAPREVLRHARLEHVGDLVLNSAMDPGTGEVAAFEELVGNHGGLGGWQTQAVLLHPAAWPVQDAPLRGADAVHRQLVRWLRDLGHRRGLDDGEVPATAAPAGSPAPSHPL; translated from the coding sequence ATGGACGAGAACCAGGCCAGCACCGGGGGCGCGAGCTCCCGCGCACGGGTCGGCTGGCGGCTGCTGAGGGGACGGCGGCTGACCTCCTGGACCGAGGTCCGCCGCATGCTCGTGGGGCTGGTCCTGGCCTGGGTGGTCCTGTCCCTGACCATCTGGGTGGTGCCGGGGCTGAACGCCTCGACGCGGTGGGACGTGCTCGTGGCCGCTGCCCTGCTCGGCGTGCTGACCGCGCTGCTGCGGCCGGTGGTGACCTCCTTCGCGCTCCTGCTCGGCTGGGTGGGGGTGCTGCTGGCGGGGCTGTTCGCCGAGGTGGGGCTGTTCGCCCTGGCGCTGGTGCTCAGCCCGGGGATCACCGTGTCGGGCTTCTGGCCGGCGTTCTGGGGGTCCTGGCTGTTCGCGCTGCTCACCACGACGATCAGCTGGGTCGGCTCGGCCGGTGACGACACCGCCTTCCTGTCGCACCTGCTCGGCCAGTCCCGGCGGGCCGCCGGGTCGGTGACGGCCACCTCGGTGCCCGGCGTGGTGTTCATCCAGCTCGACGGGCTGTCGGCGCCGTTGCTGCAGTGGGGGATCCGCAGCGGGGACCTGCCCACGATGACCCGGTGGGTGCGCACCGGCACGCACACGCTGACCGAGTGGCAGGCCCAGCTTCCATCCACCACGCCGGCCAGCCAGGCCGGGCTGCTGCACGGCGCCAGCGCGCAGGTCCCGGCGTTCCGGTGGTACGAGAAGGAGCACGGCCGGCTGATGGTGGCCAGCAAGCCCAAGGACGCCCACGTGATCCAGCAGCGGCTCACCGACGGACGGGGACTGCTGGCCGACGGCGGCACCAGCATCTCCAACATCTTCACAGGTGACGCGCCGACCGCCCTGCTCACGATGAGCGCGGTGGGCGGGCAGGACACCCGCCGGGCAGCCCGGCGGCGCGGTCCCTCCCGGGGCTACGCGGCGTTCTTCATCAACCCCTACGGGCTGTGCCGGTCCCTCGTGCTGTCCGTCGCGGAGATGGTCAAGGAGAAGTTCCAGGCGCGGCGCCAGCGGCAGCGCGGGGTGGAGCCGCGGATCGACCGGCACGGCTCGTACGTGCTGCTGCGGGCCGTGACCAACGTGCTGCTGCGCGACCTCAACGCCGGGCTGATCGTGGAGCAGATGATGGCGGGGACGCCGTCGGTCTACACCGACTTCACGGACTACGACGAGATCGCCCACCACGCGGGGCCGACCCGGCCGGAGTCGATGGCCTCCCTCGCCGGGCTCGACCAGCTCCTGGGGGTGCTGGAGTCCGCGGTCGAGCACGCACCGCGCCCCTACGCCTTCGTCGTGCTCTCCGACCACGGGCAGAGCCAGGGCGCGACCTTCCGCCAGCGGCACGGGCAGACCCTGGAGGAGCTGGTCCGGTCGTTGATGGGCGCGCCCGGGGGGAGCGGCGCTCCGACGGTGACGGCCTCCACCGGGGTGGAGGAGACCGCCGGACCGGCCAACACCTTCCTGTCCCAGGTGGGCAGCCAGGGCGGTGCCACCGGGCACGCCGTGCGCCGGGTCCTGCGGCACCGGTCCGTGGACGACGAGGTCCACCTCGAGGGCGGCAGCCACGATGGAGCAGCGGCCTCGGCGCCGGCCGGGGCGCCCGAGGGGGGAGCCGCCGCCGACGTCGTGGTCATCGCCTCGGGCAACCTGTCGATGGTGTGGTTCCCGGGTCACCCCGGGCGGATGACCCGGGAGGAGGTCGAGGCCGCGTGGCCCGGGCTGCTGCCGGCCCTGGTCGCCCACCCCGGGATCGGCTACGTGGTCGTGCAGACCCGGGCGCACGGGCTGGTCGCGCTGGGGCGCGACGGCACGCGATACCTGGAGGAGGACCGGGTGGAGGGGCGCGACCCGCTGGCCCCGTTCGGGGAGGCGGCGCCGCGCGAGGTGCTGCGGCACGCCCGGCTCGAGCACGTCGGGGACCTGGTGCTCAACAGCGCGATGGACCCGGGCACGGGCGAGGTGGCCGCGTTCGAGGAGCTGGTCGGCAACCACGGCGGCCTCGGTGGGTGGCAGACGCAGGCGGTGCTGCTGCACCCGGCCGCGTGGCCGGTCCAGGACGCCCCGCTGCGCGGCGCCGACGCTGTCCACCGCCAGCTGGTCCGCTGGCTGCGCGACCTCGGCCACCGGCGCGGCCTGGACGACGGGGAGGTCCCCGCCACCGCGGCCCCGGCCGGGTCACCCGCGCCGAGCCACCCGCTCTGA
- a CDS encoding LuxR C-terminal-related transcriptional regulator has product MPDQSNTTLARPRPPGAGGVPVRLPAAADFLMLTTMYSPPRLPRRPVLRERLTAQLTEAVRESPLTLVSAPAGSGKTTLAASWLDHPGVPWRVVWLTLSEATGSPEEFWFFVIEALSRAGVDLPHTASLPGLPQDYDALVTQLATDLLNRAEPVVLVLDEVERLSDARVPHQLDLLLRLASVRIRLVLLSRVDPLLPMQRYRLTGMMSQIRMADLAFTREEARELLSGSGIDLTEPMVVALHDRTRGWAAGLQLAALAREHRPDSDPEAGDWLLGAQDANLAEYLTGEILAAQPPHLRDFLLRTSIIDPVCAELAEVLTGDVGAAMSLMTLSHQNILVEAAGDLAGCYHAHPLFRELLRAQLAYESPELLPGLHERAGRWFADAGIVDQALAHLAAAGCWEEVAHLVVRKGLVGDLLRPSLGWPLQRVAGMPAGAPGAEVAVVRAAAALGRGDLPACDDALGAATEQAGEDSHLAVALATTRLAAAASHADAEGASAWADRLEQAWAAVADGEEPAPMPADLRARLLSTRGLAQLHCGDLTAATATLGRAVGACVEGGLGADHVANLGRRALAEAVLGHLKHARELVDTTDRLLEEQSVAEESGGPAALAVAAAWVQVEAGAAEAALSLLPPSSESAEPLERVVLQVLGVVVRSRALRALGRPEEVTDLPDLEDVPSGWLGDLLAQERVASLLAAADPAAAQREAADSSSGVRGVVLRTKAALAAGVGSSVTGLDPASVEHADELPVDLQVEAWLVQAQARLADGSRDQAVAAVRRAVRRARSEGLRRPFREAPPEVRRLWAAQGTVADAARWLAEGAVPARPVANRSAGPGTPRSVPARAPAPAQRRRLASDTAEEPIIVEALSARETEVLRHLADLLTTEEVAEAMFVSVNTVKSHIRSILRKLSVARRNEAIRRARELNVI; this is encoded by the coding sequence GTGCCGGACCAGTCCAACACCACGCTGGCCCGCCCCCGGCCGCCCGGTGCCGGGGGGGTGCCCGTCCGGCTCCCCGCCGCCGCCGACTTCCTCATGCTCACCACGATGTACTCCCCGCCCCGGTTGCCGCGGCGTCCGGTGCTGCGCGAACGGTTGACGGCCCAGCTGACCGAGGCGGTGCGGGAGAGCCCACTCACCCTGGTCAGCGCGCCGGCCGGCTCCGGCAAGACGACCCTGGCCGCCAGCTGGCTGGACCACCCCGGCGTCCCCTGGCGCGTGGTCTGGCTGACCCTGAGCGAGGCCACCGGTTCCCCGGAGGAGTTCTGGTTCTTCGTCATCGAGGCGCTCTCCCGCGCCGGTGTCGACCTGCCGCACACCGCGAGCCTTCCGGGCCTGCCGCAGGACTACGACGCCCTCGTCACCCAGCTGGCCACCGACCTGCTCAACCGCGCCGAGCCGGTGGTGCTCGTCCTGGACGAGGTCGAGCGGCTCAGCGACGCCCGGGTGCCGCACCAGCTCGACCTGCTGCTGCGCCTGGCCTCGGTGCGCATCCGGCTGGTGCTGCTCAGCCGGGTCGACCCGCTGCTGCCGATGCAGCGCTACCGGCTGACCGGGATGATGAGCCAGATCCGCATGGCCGACCTCGCCTTCACCCGCGAGGAGGCCCGCGAGCTGCTCTCCGGCTCAGGCATCGACCTGACCGAGCCGATGGTGGTGGCCCTGCACGACCGCACCAGGGGCTGGGCCGCGGGCCTGCAGCTCGCGGCGCTGGCCCGCGAGCACCGCCCCGACTCCGACCCGGAGGCCGGCGACTGGCTGCTCGGCGCCCAGGACGCCAACCTGGCGGAGTACCTCACCGGGGAGATCCTCGCCGCCCAGCCGCCGCACCTGCGTGACTTCCTGCTGCGCACGAGCATCATCGACCCGGTGTGCGCCGAGCTCGCCGAGGTGCTGACCGGGGACGTCGGGGCGGCGATGTCGCTGATGACCCTGTCCCACCAGAACATCCTCGTGGAGGCCGCGGGGGACCTGGCCGGCTGCTACCACGCGCACCCGCTCTTCCGGGAGCTGCTGCGCGCCCAGCTGGCCTACGAGTCACCAGAGCTGCTCCCCGGGCTGCACGAGCGGGCCGGGCGGTGGTTCGCCGACGCGGGCATCGTCGACCAGGCGCTTGCGCACCTGGCCGCTGCCGGCTGCTGGGAGGAGGTCGCCCACCTCGTCGTGCGCAAGGGGCTCGTGGGTGACCTGCTGCGCCCGTCCCTCGGATGGCCCCTCCAGCGGGTCGCCGGTATGCCGGCCGGCGCGCCGGGTGCGGAGGTCGCCGTGGTGCGTGCCGCCGCGGCGCTCGGCCGGGGCGACCTGCCGGCCTGCGACGACGCGCTCGGCGCAGCCACCGAGCAGGCCGGCGAGGACAGCCACCTCGCGGTGGCGCTGGCGACGACGCGGCTGGCCGCTGCCGCCTCCCATGCCGACGCCGAGGGGGCCAGCGCGTGGGCCGACCGGCTGGAGCAGGCCTGGGCCGCGGTTGCCGACGGCGAGGAGCCCGCCCCCATGCCGGCGGACCTGCGGGCGCGGCTGCTGTCCACCCGTGGCCTGGCCCAGCTGCACTGCGGGGACCTGACCGCCGCCACGGCGACCCTTGGCCGAGCCGTCGGCGCGTGCGTCGAGGGCGGTCTGGGGGCCGACCACGTGGCCAACCTGGGCCGGCGCGCGCTCGCCGAGGCCGTGCTCGGGCACCTCAAGCACGCCCGGGAGCTGGTCGACACCACCGACCGGCTGCTCGAGGAGCAGTCCGTGGCGGAGGAGAGCGGCGGCCCGGCTGCGCTGGCGGTGGCGGCCGCATGGGTCCAGGTCGAAGCCGGCGCGGCCGAGGCGGCGCTGTCCCTGCTGCCCCCGTCCAGCGAGTCGGCCGAGCCGCTCGAACGCGTGGTGCTGCAGGTGCTCGGCGTCGTCGTGCGGTCCCGGGCGCTGCGCGCGCTCGGCCGCCCGGAGGAGGTGACCGACCTGCCCGACCTCGAGGACGTGCCGTCCGGGTGGCTGGGGGACCTCCTCGCCCAGGAGCGGGTGGCCTCGCTGCTCGCGGCGGCCGACCCGGCGGCCGCGCAACGGGAGGCCGCGGATTCCTCCTCAGGCGTGCGTGGCGTGGTGCTCCGCACCAAGGCGGCACTGGCCGCCGGCGTCGGGTCGTCGGTGACGGGCCTTGACCCGGCCTCGGTCGAGCACGCCGACGAGCTGCCCGTCGACCTGCAGGTCGAGGCGTGGCTGGTGCAGGCGCAGGCTCGTCTGGCCGACGGCAGCCGTGACCAGGCAGTCGCGGCGGTGCGGCGCGCGGTGCGGCGGGCGCGGTCCGAGGGCCTGCGCCGCCCGTTCCGCGAGGCCCCGCCCGAGGTGCGCCGGCTGTGGGCCGCCCAGGGCACGGTCGCCGACGCGGCCCGCTGGCTCGCGGAGGGCGCCGTCCCGGCCCGTCCGGTGGCGAACCGTTCGGCGGGTCCTGGGACGCCCCGATCGGTGCCGGCACGGGCCCCCGCGCCGGCCCAGCGGCGACGCCTCGCGAGCGACACGGCCGAGGAGCCGATCATCGTCGAGGCGCTGAGCGCGCGGGAGACCGAGGTCCTGCGTCACCTCGCCGACCTGCTGACGACCGAGGAGGTGGCCGAGGCCATGTTCGTCTCGGTCAACACGGTCAAGTCACACATCCGCAGCATCCTGCGCAAGCTGTCGGTGGCCCGCCGCAACGAGGCGATCCGCCGGGCCCGGGAGCTCAACGTCATCTGA
- a CDS encoding DUF2252 domain-containing protein translates to MTATTPTPAVSTTTAPSPAPGTPPSPGPPAQVAPEYLSPADRSARGKDARKRVPLESHADPGTGSGRLDPVTLLEGQAGSRVPELVPVRYGRMLVSPFTFYRGAALVMAADLARTPASGFDVQACGDAHLSNFGVYASPERRMVFDVNDFDETYPGPWEWDVKRLVASLAVAGRDNGFSAKKRRMVCVDATEAYRTAMREFAGQPNLAVWYASLDVDQFMTQYSDQISAKQLARAQENVAKARTKDNLQAFSKLTTMVDGQRRIISDPPVLVPIEELVPGEPADNLYAALRVVIAGYRDTLQPDRRVLLDQFRMVQVARKVVGVGSVGTRAWVILMLGRDDRDPLFLQAKEAQPSVLEPYLNGPTYGNQGYRVVSGQHLMQASSDIFLGTGTVVGIDAQNRDFYVRQLRDGKGSADVERMVPSGMRAYAQMCGWTLARAHARSGDRIGIAAYLGSSDRFAQAVADFAESYADQNEADFHALEEAERAGRIKTMRGI, encoded by the coding sequence ATGACCGCGACCACACCCACCCCTGCCGTGTCCACCACCACCGCCCCCTCGCCGGCACCGGGGACGCCGCCCTCGCCGGGACCGCCCGCGCAGGTCGCGCCGGAGTACCTGAGCCCGGCGGACCGCTCCGCCCGCGGCAAGGACGCGCGCAAGCGGGTGCCCCTGGAGAGCCACGCCGACCCCGGCACGGGGTCGGGCCGGCTCGACCCGGTGACCCTGCTGGAGGGACAGGCCGGCAGCCGGGTGCCCGAGCTGGTGCCCGTGCGCTACGGCCGGATGCTGGTCTCGCCGTTCACGTTCTACCGCGGCGCGGCGCTGGTCATGGCAGCCGACCTCGCGAGGACACCGGCCTCCGGGTTCGACGTGCAGGCCTGCGGTGACGCGCACCTGTCCAACTTCGGCGTCTATGCGTCCCCGGAGCGGCGGATGGTCTTCGACGTCAACGACTTCGACGAGACCTACCCCGGCCCGTGGGAGTGGGACGTCAAGCGGCTCGTGGCCAGCCTCGCGGTCGCGGGCCGGGACAACGGCTTCAGCGCCAAGAAGCGTCGCATGGTGTGCGTCGACGCCACCGAGGCCTACCGCACGGCGATGCGCGAGTTCGCCGGCCAGCCCAACCTGGCCGTCTGGTACGCCAGCCTGGACGTCGACCAGTTCATGACGCAGTACAGCGACCAGATCAGCGCCAAGCAGCTCGCGCGGGCCCAGGAGAACGTCGCCAAGGCGCGCACCAAGGACAACCTGCAGGCGTTCAGCAAGCTGACCACGATGGTCGACGGGCAACGCCGGATCATCAGCGACCCGCCCGTGCTGGTGCCGATCGAGGAGCTCGTCCCCGGGGAGCCCGCGGACAACCTGTATGCCGCGCTGCGGGTCGTCATCGCCGGCTACCGCGACACCCTCCAACCGGACCGGCGCGTCCTGCTGGACCAGTTCCGCATGGTGCAGGTCGCGCGCAAGGTCGTCGGGGTGGGCAGCGTCGGCACCCGCGCCTGGGTGATCCTCATGCTCGGCCGCGACGACCGCGACCCCCTGTTCCTCCAGGCCAAGGAGGCCCAGCCGTCGGTGCTGGAGCCGTACCTGAACGGGCCGACCTACGGCAACCAGGGCTACCGCGTCGTCTCGGGCCAGCACCTCATGCAGGCCTCGTCGGACATCTTCCTCGGGACCGGGACGGTGGTGGGCATCGACGCGCAGAACCGCGACTTCTACGTACGCCAGCTGCGCGACGGCAAGGGATCGGCCGACGTGGAGCGGATGGTCCCCTCCGGGATGCGCGCCTACGCCCAGATGTGCGGCTGGACCCTGGCCCGCGCCCACGCCCGCTCCGGGGACCGGATCGGCATCGCCGCCTACCTCGGCAGCAGCGACCGGTTCGCCCAGGCGGTGGCCGACTTCGCCGAGTCGTACGCCGACCAGAACGAGGCCGACTTCCACGCGCTGGAGGAAGCCGAGCGTGCGGGGCGGATCAAGACGATGCGCGGGATCTGA
- a CDS encoding DUF6325 family protein, whose amino-acid sequence METGPVDLLIVEFPGNNFRGEIAPALRELVVDGIVRVLDLLFVYKDENGEVGSVELAGLGPDLQPAFADLDGQLGGGLLDAEDVAQVGAALDNNSSAALIVWENTWAERFVTAMRRADARVVDQVRIPAETVSKALESYQQQAG is encoded by the coding sequence ATGGAAACCGGTCCCGTAGACCTGCTCATCGTGGAGTTCCCCGGCAACAACTTCCGGGGAGAGATCGCCCCTGCCCTGCGCGAGCTCGTCGTCGACGGGATCGTGCGTGTCCTGGACCTGCTGTTCGTCTACAAGGACGAGAACGGCGAGGTGGGCTCGGTCGAGCTGGCGGGCCTCGGCCCGGACCTCCAGCCCGCGTTCGCCGACCTCGACGGCCAGCTCGGTGGCGGGCTCCTCGACGCCGAGGACGTCGCCCAGGTCGGCGCCGCCCTGGACAACAACAGCTCGGCCGCCCTCATCGTCTGGGAGAACACCTGGGCCGAGCGGTTCGTCACGGCGATGCGACGCGCCGACGCACGGGTCGTCGACCAGGTCCGGATCCCTGCCGAGACCGTGTCCAAGGCGCTCGAGTCCTACCAGCAGCAGGCGGGCTGA